Proteins encoded within one genomic window of Gadus macrocephalus chromosome 18, ASM3116895v1:
- the LOC132446739 gene encoding LOW QUALITY PROTEIN: ectonucleoside triphosphate diphosphohydrolase 1-like (The sequence of the model RefSeq protein was modified relative to this genomic sequence to represent the inferred CDS: deleted 1 base in 1 codon), translating to MSEQREMKEASPGYRTVTIFVAGIAVIALVALVTVGVLQNKPLPQKYKYGIVMDAGSSHTALYIYQWPAEKDNNTGRVTQTDSCRVDGPGISSYASNPRGAGESLGECMLKARQAVPSSRHGETPLYLGATAGMRLLNIENASASDAVFQAVEAALHSSPFSFRGARILSGQEEGAFGWVTVNYLDDRLTQGQETTGALDLGGASTQISFVSARFDGTESADNLMTFRLYGNDYNLYTHSYLCYGKDQALRKMLALKTASGPTSLSDPCFHPGYIRTRDYSELYASPCVARSKPQASPRNFTLKGTGDFDSCRTAVKKIFDFSKCNFSRCSFNGVFQPELQGSFGAFSAYYFVLDFLNLTDTSAPMETIKDKLREYCATPWADMQRQHPSTKVKYLAEYCFSGTYILTLLTEGYNFTADTFKEITIIRKIKGSDAGWTLGYMLNLTNMIPAEAPDAPPLPHAGYVSIMVLTGLLLGVLLLFITYTLSKTQCSNPHKIV from the exons AGATGAAAGAGGCGAGTCCGGGC TACAGAACTGTGACCATCTTCGTCGCCGGGATCGCCGTCATCGCGCTCGTTGCCCTGGTGACCGTGGGAGTGTTGCAAaacaagcccctcccccagaaGTACAAG TATGGCATAGTGATGGACGCAGGCTCCTCCCACACGGCGCTCTACATCTACCAATGGCCGGCGGAGAAGGACAACAACACCGGCCGCGTCACGCAGACCGACTCCTGCAGGGTTGACG GTCCGGGTATCTCCAGCTACGCCTCCAACCCGCGGGGGGCAGGGGAGTCCTTGGGAGAGTGCATGCTGAAGGCCAGGCAGGCCGTCCCAAGCAGCCGGCACGGGGAGACCCCTCTGTACCTCGGGGCCACGGCCGGGATGAGGCTGCTCAA CATTGAGAACGCGTCGGCCTCTGACGCTGTGTTCCAGGCGGTGGAGGCGGCCCTCCACAGCTCCCCGTTCTCCTTCCGGGGGGCGCGCATCCTCAGCGGGCAGGAAGAGGGCGCCTTCGGCTGGGTGACCGTCAACTACCTGGACGACCGCCTCACACAG ggccAGGAGACCACCGGTGCCCTGGATCTGGGCGGGGCCTCCACGCAGATCAGCTTCGTCTCCGCCCGCTTCGACGGAACCGAGTCGGCCGACAACCTGATGACCTTCCGTCTCTACGGCAACGACTAcaacctgtacacacacagctacctgTGCTACGGCAAGGACCAGGCGCTGCGGAAGATGCTGGCGCTCAAGACCGCG tcgGGACCAACGAGTCTGTCCGACCCGTGTTTCCATCCGGGCTACATCAGGACGAGGGACTACTCGGAGCTCTACGCCTCCCCCTGCGTCGCCCGCAGCAAACCCCAAGCGTCTCCGAGGAATTTCACCCTCAAGGGGACGGGAGACTTCGACTCGTGCCGGACGGCCGTCAAAAAGATCTTTGACTTCTCCAAGTGCAATTTCAGCCGCTGCTCCTTCAACGGGGTCTTCCAGCCCGAGTTGCAGGGGTCTTTTGGG GCCTTCTCAGCCTACTACTTTGTGTTGGACTTCCTGAACCTGACCGACACCTCGGCCCCCATGGAGACCATCAAAGATAAACTCAGAGAGTACTGCGCCACGCCCTGGGCCGAT ATGCAGAGGCAGCATCCCAGCACCAAGGTGAAATACTTGGCAGAGTACTGCTTTAGCGGCACGTACATCCTCACCCTGCTGACCGAAGGCTACAACTTCACCGCCGACACCTTCAAGGAAATCACCATCATCAGGAAG ATCAAAGGCAGCGACGCGGGCTGGACGCTGGGCTACATGCTGAACCTGACCAACATGATCCCGGCCGAGGCCCCCGATGCCCCCCCGCTGCCCCACGCCGGCTACGTGTCCATCATGGTGCTCACGGGCCTGTTGCTGGGGgtccttctcctcttcatcacctatACCCTCAGCAAGACGCAGTGCTCCAACCCGCACAAGATCGTATGA